The bacterium genome includes a window with the following:
- the rpsG gene encoding 30S ribosomal protein S7 — MSRKGTTAQRKILPEPKFHDKLISKLVNKVMLQGKKSTAEGIVYGSFDIVAGKLNDDPMKLFKQALENIKPVVEVRSRRVGGATYQVPMEVRPERRVSLGLRWLVDYARERGEKTMADRLAGEILDALNNRGAAVKKREDVHKMAEANKAFAHYRW; from the coding sequence ATGTCGCGCAAAGGCACCACCGCTCAGCGGAAGATTCTTCCCGAGCCTAAGTTCCACGACAAGCTGATCAGCAAGCTGGTCAACAAGGTTATGCTCCAGGGCAAGAAGAGCACCGCCGAGGGCATCGTCTACGGCTCCTTCGACATCGTCGCCGGCAAGCTCAACGACGATCCGATGAAGCTTTTCAAGCAAGCCTTGGAAAATATTAAGCCGGTGGTCGAAGTCCGCAGCCGCCGGGTCGGCGGCGCGACCTACCAGGTTCCGATGGAAGTCCGGCCGGAGCGCCGGGTCTCGCTGGGTCTGCGCTGGTTGGTCGACTATGCCCGCGAGCGCGGCGAGAAGACGATGGCCGACCGGCTGGCCGGCGAAATCCTCGACGCCCTCAACAATCGCGGCGCCGCGGTCAAGAAACGCGAAGACGTCCATAAGATGGCCGAGGCCAATAAGGCTTTTGCGCATTATCGATGGTAA
- the rpsL gene encoding 30S ribosomal protein S12, translating into MPTINQLIRIGRKATRYKGTAPALQRCPQKRGVCVRVYTTTPKKPNSALRKVARVRLTNGIEVTSYIPGEGHNLQEHSVVLIRGGRVKDLPGVRYHIVRGTLDSTGVEKRRQSRSKYGAKRPK; encoded by the coding sequence ATGCCAACGATTAACCAACTGATCCGCATCGGCCGCAAGGCGACCCGCTACAAGGGGACGGCCCCGGCCCTGCAACGCTGTCCGCAGAAGCGCGGCGTCTGTGTCCGCGTCTATACGACGACCCCCAAGAAGCCGAACTCGGCTCTTCGCAAGGTCGCCCGCGTGCGCCTCACCAACGGGATCGAGGTGACCTCCTACATCCCGGGCGAAGGCCATAACCTGCAAGAGCACTCGGTTGTGTTGATTCGCGGCGGCCGCGTCAAGGACCTCCCCGGCGTGCGCTATCACATCGTTCGCGGCACCCTCGACTCCACCGGCGTCGAGAAGCGCCGCCAATCGCGCTCCAAGTACGGCGCCAAGAGGCCTAAATAA